A stretch of DNA from Elusimicrobiota bacterium:
TGCAATGAAGGAAAAAATTACAGAAAATAAAGCTCCGGTAAAAACGTCTGCCGGGTAATGTACACCTGTGTAAACTCGCGAGAATGCAACCATTGCAGCTATAGTAAACATTAAAGCAGTAACCCAGGTTTTGCGCCAGCTATAACTTATAACTATAGCCGCTGTAAACATATTAACCGCATGTGATGAAGGCATGGAATAACCCCAGGCTTTTACAAGCTGGTTTACATCAGAAAGAGTTTCAAAAGGGCGCAATCTGTGAAAAAACGGCTTTAATATTTGATTTGTAACCGAATCGCTTATTAAAATGGCAATCAGGCAAAGAAAAAAAGTTTCCCTGCCCTTTTCCTTCCCGAAAATAACCAGCAACGCAAATAAAATTAATATAGGGAAGGTCCAGTATTCTCTGGTTGTTATAATGGGCATCAAAACATCAAAAACAATGTTCTTCAGCCCGTGATTAATGAAGAAAAATAGTTTTATGTCTAAGGAGGCAAGTGAATTCAGCATGTTGTTAATATACCCAAAATAATTACTAGGATCGTGGTATCTCCAGTACCCTGCTTTACTACATACAATAAAAGATTTCCATTCTGAGTTTTACGTAAAGAATAAAAAAATTATTTCGCTCCTAATTTCTTGCCTCTATGCTGCACCCTTTCACCCCTATGCTGCATCCTTTCTCCTCTATTCTGCATTCTCTCGCCTTTTCTCTCTAATGCTTTTCCTGCTTTTTCTTTACCGGCGGCTTCCAGGGCTTCACCTTTCTTCTCTAATTTTTCTCCCCTCTTTTCAATCGCTTCTCCTCTTTTCTCGATGTTTTTGCCTCTCTTAATTAATCTTTTTCCAGGCTTCTTTGCGGGTGCCGCCGGGGTAGCCGGTGTTGCTGCACTTACTCCGGGATCAGCCGGGGTAGCCGGTGTCGCCTGGGAAAATACAATACCTGAAACAAACAAAAACGCTAATGCAAAAACCACTCTTTTCATGTCACCCTCCCTTTGTGATACCCCAGGTTACTCGCTTAAAAGAGTCTGGAGTACCCTCCATTTTTAGGTAAAAAGCCACTCTACCTGAAAAAATTGTACCAATTCAGGGCCTAAAAATCAATGTTTCGAATCTCATTTTCGAATCTCTTTTTTAAAATACGGTGTTTTTTGAACGAAGTTTGAACATTTTTTGACGAAAATCCGAATTCCGAATTTTGAAATCCAATCGCTCGGGCGGGCAAAAAGGAAGGGGGTTGGGCTTCGCCCCCCAAACTTTTCGGCGGACCGGCGGGACTAAGAAACTAAATTCTTTTCCAAGATTTCAAAATGCTTCGGATCTGATTCTTTAATATGAATAAGTCTTTGAACCAAAAAGTTCAACCTCGTCAGCGTCAATTACTTTGTTTATTTTATCTATTATTTCTTCGTCAACAATCGGCTCTTTACTTATCAATGTCTTTAAGCTGTCTTTGAGCCAATCAGAGTTCCAAATAATTATTGAATTATCATTAACTTTTTTACATAAATTTTCTTCGTATTGTTTTTGTCTGTCAATTTTTAGCGTTACTCGTTGTAGCCATATTTTTATATGTCCTGTGTTTGGTATTTTGTTAAACCTTGTATTTATTTCTTTCAAAATATTTTCTCTAATTTCATCAGTATCTACCAATGATAAAAGCTTACTTAAAATAGCACAAACAATGGGATAGGTTCGAGGATTTTTATAAGCAATGTCAACAAGAATACTGACTAAAACCCGAACATTTTGTTTTATCTCTTTAATGTTTTCTATTCTATTGAAATACTTGTCTAGCGCCTTGCTTAAACTTCCTGAATTTGGAAATTTTTGAGACAGTTCGTGAATAATTAATAAGTGTTCTTGTAAACTTCTTGCGCCTTTCTTTGCTGTAATCCAATAAAGTTTGTCTGGCTTAATTGAATCACGAACTACATTATTGGATACTAAAGTCTTTTGAGCATTTAATCGCATACCAAGCTCAATCATAATTTCCGTCAACAGTTTAGCAATCAATTCAGCGTCTTGTGGATTATTTGTAAAAATTCTATAGTCATCGCGATACCTGATAATTTGATAATCGTTAATTTGTTCTTGCTTTATTTTTTCTGAGAGTTCAAGGTCTGCATAACCTAAAACCATTTCAGCAATAAAATCCATTAAAACGCTTCCTTGGGGAATGCCATTTGTCTGTCCACAAGCCATATCACGGAGATACTTGTCAATTAAGTTTCCAATTAATGAATAGTCGTTTCTGTTTTTTGGGATTTTTGCAATAGCTTTTTTGTGTATTGCCCACGCTAAAGAATGAGTATAAATAGAGCCATAGCAATCCGTAATATCAGTGTGTAAAACATACTCAAAGTTTAGAGCCGAAGCAATTGATTGCTGTTCAATAGCCTGCCACCATTGGTTAACAGCAGTTGCTTTGTCAGAAAGTTCGCCTTCTGATTCAAGAGGTAGACTATGGCATCTAATTTTTGGGTTACTACTAAATTCTTTAAACCTGTCAACGATAACTTTCCAATTACTTTTTTCAGTTATTTTATGAACAAGCGATACATATAATGCAGGGTGTATCAATTGAAGTGGTCGGTAAGCAAACTTACCGTCTTTATTGTTTAAAAAAATATAATTTACATTTTCAAAATCACAAGGGTAAGTTACTTTTTTTCTTTTTGTTATTGGGTCATCATGGCTATTATAAAAGTCGGACAATAATTTCCCTTCGATGTTTTGGGATACTTTGTCTAACACAGTTTGAAACACAAAATATTTAGGTAAGTCAAAATTAAAATAGCTCTCTACTTTTAGAAAATATTGCTTTGCTTCAATATGGCTGTATTCTATTAATTGTTTCATAGTTAATAAAATTATATTTCGCTTAAAACATCAGAAATTTTTTGATCGTAAATTTCAATCAATTGTCTGTTTGCGTTGATTATTTGTTGTTCCTTTTCCGCTTCGGCGACAAGTTTTTTCTGAATTTCCAAAGGCGGAAGTGGGATTTTATACTTACGCACAAAATCAATATTCAATCGTCTTTGACCAGCTGATCCGGTCATGTGATTTTTCCCTTCATCGATAAACTGCGTATTGGCGACGAAATTATAAATCCATTCAGGAATTGTCTTGTCATTTGTGCGAAAGACAATAAATTCGGTAGAGCCAAAACCAATTCCATTTTTTAACTTTCTTGCGATTGCTGACTTCCCATTTTCAAAACAAGGCGTGATTTTAGCAAGCAAAACATCATTTTCTGCAAAATATGTATATCCCTTGTAAACCTCGCTAATTATCTTTGTTTGTTTTGGCTCAAAATAATAATTTTGTTCGCTTACATCTGTCATTGGCACAAAACTAACTTCAATATCTTTTTCTTTAACCTCTGATTTTTTTGGATTGATTTCACAAAGTTCTTCCAACTCAACCCACTCAACGCCCTCTAATTTTCTAAGCGACTGACCAAAATAGCGTCTCTCTCTCTCTAAACTTTCAATCACCGCTTTGGCGGCTTCAATCGCTTTTTGTTTGACTTCAATCTGCTCAACGATTTCTTTTTGAACTTCAATCGGCGGAAGCGGGATTTTGAAGGGAGATATTGACGCTCTTGTAATTTGTGGTTGCGCCGAACCCGATATTACAGATTTGAGATTTGAATTTCTTAAGAAATAAAAAAGGAATTGTTTATCAAGTAAATTGTTTTTTGGTTTTACTACCATTGCATTTCCCGTAACCCAAGATTTAGGCTCTGACAAATTTATAGTTCCACAAGTCGCACCTCGACAAGTGATCAAAACTTCGCTTTCCTCGTGGTTGTATTTATCATAAAAACCGATTACGCCATTTGCTCCAAAAACTTTATAAGGTCCTGCAGATTTTATATCTTTAGATGTAATAGTTTTTGGTTGATAAATTTCGCAAATCTCGCCTAATTCCACCATTTCCCATTTTTGATTAGTAAAACTTATAACTTCTTTATATCTATCGCCTGAAAGATTATAATCACCCGTTGCAATTATTTTGTCTTTGGTGACAAGATGAGCGATTTGATTTTTGCTTTTATTAAACTCAAAATCTTTACCGTCTTTCAACGCTTGCTTATATTTCTTGATAATTTCCAAAGCCAAGGGCAAGTCATTTTTATTATGCTCACGTCTTTGCGCGCCGAGATCAAAGCCGTCATTTTGGATTTTTAAAAATAAAAAGCTTTTTGTTTTCTTGGAAATCTCATTATCAAAAAGTAAAACGCTCGTTTTCACTCCCGCATAAGGATTAAAAACACCAGCGGGAAGCGAAACAACCGCAAAAAGACCGTCTTCAACTAATTTTTTACGCAATTGCGTGTAAGCATTATTTGATTGAAAAATCACGCCCTCCGGCACAATAATCCCAGCTCGTCCTTTGATCGTCAAATGCTCAACAATATAATCCACAAACAACACTTCTGCTCGATTAGCTTGGATTGAAAATCTTTTGTGGGGAACAATTCCACCTTTCGGCGTCATAAACGGCGGATTGGCGAGAATTACATCAAAGGTTTCATCCCAGCGTTTTTCACTTGTGAGCGAATCATATTCATGGATTTTTGGCTCTGGAAATCCGTGCAGATACATATTCACAAGCGCTAATTTCACCATATCGGGCGAAATATCATAGCCCGCAAGATTATTCATCAACTTCAATTTTTCATCAGGCGTGAGGGCTTTTTCTTTATTCTGCTTCAAAATATGCTTATAAGCGGAAATCAAAAATCCAGCTGTTCCGCAAGCGGGGTCAAGGATTGTTTCGTTTTTCTTCGGATCAACAACTTCAACAATAAAATCAATGATATGGCGAGGCGTGCGGAATTGTCCCGCATCGCCTTGGCTTCCAAGAATAGAAAGCAGATATTCAAAAGCATTTCCTAAATTTTCGCTGTGTTCGTAATTAAATTCATTGATCTCTTTCAAGAAAAGCGAGAGCGTTCGCGCGTCGTTGTATGGCAAAAATGCGCCTTTGAAAATATTCCGAAACAATTGCGGAATATGCGGATTTTTCGGCATATTCGTAATTGCCTGAACATAGAGGTCAAGCCGTTCTTGTCCAGAAAGTTTGTTG
This window harbors:
- a CDS encoding N-6 DNA methylase is translated as MLDQTTKRKLDSARQILVGKVPDPKAQVEQITTALIYKFMDDMDKENEEVGLKTQFFVDDWKKFSWTKILDNKLSGQERLDLYVQAITNMPKNPHIPQLFRNIFKGAFLPYNDARTLSLFLKEINEFNYEHSENLGNAFEYLLSILGSQGDAGQFRTPRHIIDFIVEVVDPKKNETILDPACGTAGFLISAYKHILKQNKEKALTPDEKLKLMNNLAGYDISPDMVKLALVNMYLHGFPEPKIHEYDSLTSEKRWDETFDVILANPPFMTPKGGIVPHKRFSIQANRAEVLFVDYIVEHLTIKGRAGIIVPEGVIFQSNNAYTQLRKKLVEDGLFAVVSLPAGVFNPYAGVKTSVLLFDNEISKKTKSFLFLKIQNDGFDLGAQRREHNKNDLPLALEIIKKYKQALKDGKDFEFNKSKNQIAHLVTKDKIIATGDYNLSGDRYKEVISFTNQKWEMVELGEICEIYQPKTITSKDIKSAGPYKVFGANGVIGFYDKYNHEESEVLITCRGATCGTINLSEPKSWVTGNAMVVKPKNNLLDKQFLFYFLRNSNLKSVISGSAQPQITRASISPFKIPLPPIEVQKEIVEQIEVKQKAIEAAKAVIESLERERRYFGQSLRKLEGVEWVELEELCEINPKKSEVKEKDIEVSFVPMTDVSEQNYYFEPKQTKIISEVYKGYTYFAENDVLLAKITPCFENGKSAIARKLKNGIGFGSTEFIVFRTNDKTIPEWIYNFVANTQFIDEGKNHMTGSAGQRRLNIDFVRKYKIPLPPLEIQKKLVAEAEKEQQIINANRQLIEIYDQKISDVLSEI
- a CDS encoding phosphatase PAP2 family protein, with the translated sequence MLNSLASLDIKLFFFINHGLKNIVFDVLMPIITTREYWTFPILILFALLVIFGKEKGRETFFLCLIAILISDSVTNQILKPFFHRLRPFETLSDVNQLVKAWGYSMPSSHAVNMFTAAIVISYSWRKTWVTALMFTIAAMVAFSRVYTGVHYPADVFTGALFSVIFSFIAIKLFGITVQIQKRRVK
- a CDS encoding RNA-directed DNA polymerase; translated protein: MKQLIEYSHIEAKQYFLKVESYFNFDLPKYFVFQTVLDKVSQNIEGKLLSDFYNSHDDPITKRKKVTYPCDFENVNYIFLNNKDGKFAYRPLQLIHPALYVSLVHKITEKSNWKVIVDRFKEFSSNPKIRCHSLPLESEGELSDKATAVNQWWQAIEQQSIASALNFEYVLHTDITDCYGSIYTHSLAWAIHKKAIAKIPKNRNDYSLIGNLIDKYLRDMACGQTNGIPQGSVLMDFIAEMVLGYADLELSEKIKQEQINDYQIIRYRDDYRIFTNNPQDAELIAKLLTEIMIELGMRLNAQKTLVSNNVVRDSIKPDKLYWITAKKGARSLQEHLLIIHELSQKFPNSGSLSKALDKYFNRIENIKEIKQNVRVLVSILVDIAYKNPRTYPIVCAILSKLLSLVDTDEIRENILKEINTRFNKIPNTGHIKIWLQRVTLKIDRQKQYEENLCKKVNDNSIIIWNSDWLKDSLKTLISKEPIVDEEIIDKINKVIDADEVELFGSKTYSY